The following are encoded together in the Phragmitibacter flavus genome:
- a CDS encoding efflux RND transporter permease subunit, with product MSISAPFIRRPIATALLTIGIFLVGLVAFPLLPVAPLPQVEFPTIQVSASLPGGSPETMSSSVATPLENQLAKIPGITQMTSSSGLGSVSITIQFDLDINIDGAAQEVQSAISAAAGQLPVDLPSPPSYRKVNPADSPIFTLSLISDVLPLTEVSDYGNNVIAQQLSQLPGVAQVDIMGERKPAIRVQVDPTKLAALGLTLDDVRGVIASSTVNTPKGSLNGPRQSLSIYANDQLLEAEPYNDLILAYRNGAPIRVRDVGRAIEGPEQARSAALINNQRGVGIMIRKQADANVIDTIASIREKLPELQASIPPALNLEILSDRSRTIRSSVEEVQFHLVLTMVLVTLVVFLFLRNLRATLIASAVVPISIIATFAIMKVLGFSLNNLSLMALTISVGFVIDDAIVMLENIYRHMEEGMSPRDAAFKGAGEIGFTIISITLSLIAVFIPVLLMGGIVGRLFREFAVTVSIATLVSGFVSLTFVPMMCAQFLHPHKTPDAKTLRGKFDTLLENFFRRIESLYETALKFVLRHQPLTLLSLVATLALTGWVFVKMPKGFFPLQDTGMISVTAEAAPDISYQAMYQHAEKIGAILVADPAISGFVNRIGGGGRGPGGSNSSRYWVTLKERDEREPADVVIARLKKATANIPGVNVFFQAQQDLNVGGLSSKTQYQYTLRNVEVDELNHWAPRILEKLRTLPQLRDVTSDQESTAPALNIAIDRQAASRFGIQTEDINAMLYNAFGERQVTQFYTQVSQYKVIIEVPPELQSDPTTFDKLFLKSPLTGGQVPLSSLINFDTASTKSLSVNHLGQYPAVTISFNLGPNFALGDAVTAIEAATNEMQIPASITGTFQGAAQAFQSSLKSQPWLILAAIIAIYIILGMLYESFIHPLTILSTLPSAGLGALLTLWVSGYDIGVIAIIGILLLIGIVKKNAIMMIDFAIEAERDRNLSAHDAIFEASIKRFRPITMTTLAAMIGGIPLALGHGDGSELRQPLGYAIVGGLILSQALTLFTTPVVYIFFDRFGKKKHPVKAKEQTSQPTALPASA from the coding sequence ATGAGCATCTCCGCCCCCTTCATCCGCCGCCCCATCGCCACCGCGCTGCTCACCATCGGCATCTTTCTCGTCGGCCTCGTTGCCTTCCCCCTCCTCCCGGTCGCCCCCCTTCCCCAGGTGGAATTCCCCACCATCCAGGTCTCCGCCAGCCTTCCCGGCGGCAGCCCGGAAACCATGTCCTCATCGGTCGCCACGCCTTTGGAGAACCAGCTTGCCAAAATTCCCGGCATCACCCAGATGACCTCCAGTAGCGGACTCGGCAGCGTCTCCATCACCATCCAGTTTGACCTCGACATCAACATCGACGGAGCCGCCCAGGAAGTCCAATCCGCCATCAGCGCCGCCGCCGGTCAACTCCCCGTCGACCTCCCCAGCCCGCCCAGTTATCGCAAGGTCAACCCCGCCGACTCCCCCATCTTCACCCTCAGCCTCATCTCCGACGTCCTCCCCCTCACCGAAGTCAGCGACTACGGCAACAACGTCATCGCCCAACAACTCTCGCAGCTCCCCGGCGTCGCCCAGGTCGACATCATGGGCGAACGCAAACCCGCCATCCGCGTTCAGGTCGACCCCACCAAACTCGCCGCCCTCGGCCTCACCCTCGACGACGTGCGCGGCGTCATCGCCAGCTCCACCGTCAACACCCCCAAAGGCAGCCTCAACGGCCCGCGCCAAAGCCTCTCCATCTACGCCAACGACCAGCTCCTCGAAGCCGAACCCTACAACGATCTCATCCTCGCCTATCGCAACGGCGCTCCCATCCGTGTCCGCGATGTCGGCCGTGCGATTGAAGGACCCGAACAAGCCCGCTCCGCCGCCCTCATCAACAACCAGCGCGGCGTCGGCATCATGATCCGCAAACAGGCCGATGCCAACGTCATCGACACCATCGCCAGCATCCGCGAAAAACTCCCCGAACTGCAAGCTTCGATCCCCCCCGCCCTCAACCTCGAAATCCTCAGCGACCGCAGCCGCACCATCCGTTCCTCCGTCGAAGAAGTCCAATTCCACCTCGTCCTCACCATGGTGCTGGTCACCCTGGTCGTGTTCCTTTTCCTCCGCAACCTCCGCGCCACCCTCATCGCCAGCGCCGTCGTTCCCATCTCCATCATCGCCACCTTCGCCATCATGAAGGTGCTTGGCTTCAGCCTCAACAACCTCTCGTTGATGGCCCTCACCATCTCCGTCGGATTCGTCATCGACGATGCCATCGTCATGCTCGAGAACATCTACCGCCACATGGAGGAAGGCATGTCCCCACGCGATGCCGCCTTCAAAGGCGCTGGCGAAATCGGCTTCACCATCATCTCCATCACCCTCTCCCTCATTGCCGTCTTCATCCCCGTCCTCCTCATGGGCGGTATCGTTGGCCGACTGTTCCGCGAGTTTGCCGTCACCGTCTCCATCGCCACGCTCGTCTCCGGTTTTGTCTCGCTCACCTTCGTGCCCATGATGTGCGCCCAGTTCCTCCATCCACATAAAACCCCCGACGCCAAAACCCTGCGCGGCAAGTTCGACACCCTGCTCGAAAACTTCTTCCGCCGCATCGAAAGCCTCTACGAAACCGCCCTCAAATTCGTCCTCCGTCACCAACCCCTCACCCTCCTTTCCCTCGTCGCCACCCTCGCCCTCACCGGCTGGGTCTTCGTCAAAATGCCCAAAGGATTCTTCCCCCTCCAGGACACCGGCATGATCAGCGTCACCGCCGAAGCCGCCCCCGACATCTCCTACCAGGCCATGTATCAGCACGCCGAAAAAATCGGTGCCATCCTCGTCGCCGACCCCGCCATCTCCGGCTTCGTTAACCGCATCGGCGGCGGCGGACGCGGCCCCGGCGGCTCCAACAGCAGCCGCTACTGGGTCACCCTCAAAGAACGCGACGAACGCGAACCTGCCGACGTCGTCATCGCCCGACTCAAAAAAGCCACCGCCAACATCCCGGGCGTCAACGTCTTCTTCCAAGCCCAGCAGGACCTCAACGTCGGCGGCCTCTCTTCCAAAACCCAATATCAATACACCCTGCGCAATGTCGAGGTCGACGAACTCAACCACTGGGCTCCCCGCATCCTCGAAAAACTGCGCACGTTGCCACAACTTCGCGACGTCACCTCCGATCAGGAATCCACCGCCCCCGCCCTCAATATTGCCATCGACCGCCAGGCCGCCTCCCGCTTCGGCATTCAGACCGAGGACATCAACGCCATGCTCTACAACGCGTTCGGCGAACGTCAGGTCACCCAGTTCTACACCCAGGTCAGCCAATACAAGGTCATCATCGAAGTCCCGCCCGAACTTCAATCGGACCCCACCACCTTCGACAAACTGTTCCTCAAATCCCCCCTCACCGGCGGCCAGGTGCCCCTGTCCTCGCTCATCAACTTCGACACCGCCAGCACCAAATCCCTCTCCGTCAATCACCTCGGCCAATACCCGGCCGTCACCATCTCGTTTAACCTCGGACCCAACTTCGCCCTCGGCGACGCCGTCACTGCCATCGAAGCCGCCACCAACGAAATGCAAATCCCCGCCAGCATCACCGGCACTTTCCAAGGCGCTGCGCAAGCCTTTCAATCCTCCCTCAAATCCCAACCCTGGCTTATCCTCGCCGCCATCATCGCCATCTACATCATCCTCGGCATGTTGTATGAGAGTTTCATCCACCCCCTCACCATCCTCTCCACTCTGCCTTCCGCCGGCCTCGGTGCCCTCCTCACCCTATGGGTCTCCGGTTATGACATCGGCGTCATTGCCATCATCGGCATTCTCTTGCTGATCGGCATCGTCAAAAAGAACGCCATCATGATGATCGACTTCGCCATCGAAGCCGAGCGCGACCGCAACCTCAGCGCCCACGACGCCATCTTCGAAGCCAGCATCAAACGTTTCCGCCCCATCACCATGACCACCCTCGCCGCCATGATCGGCGGCATCCCACTGGCCCTCGGCCATGGCGACGGTTCCGAACTCCGCCAACCCCTCGGTTACGCCATCGTCGGCGGCCTCATCCTCAGCCAGGCCCTCACCCTCTTCACCACCCCCGTCGTCTACATCTTCTTCGACCGCTTCGGCAAAAAGAAACACCCCGTCAAAGCCAAAGAACAAACTTCCCAGCCGACCGCCCTCCCTGCGTCTGCATGA
- a CDS encoding PEP-CTERM sorting domain-containing protein (PEP-CTERM proteins occur, often in large numbers, in the proteomes of bacteria that also encode an exosortase, a predicted intramembrane cysteine proteinase. The presence of a PEP-CTERM domain at a protein's C-terminus predicts cleavage within the sorting domain, followed by covalent anchoring to some some component of the (usually Gram-negative) cell surface. Many PEP-CTERM proteins exhibit an unusual sequence composition that includes large numbers of potential glycosylation sites. Expression of one such protein has been shown restore the ability of a bacterium to form floc, a type of biofilm.): MKITQTLAAFTLLAIASVATVQAQNLVTNGSMSHPSYPLPPDPPNSHNGIMPTGWSSAFGSTDLFHIGTNFQNGGSAFSTFVSSSDGGTFVSGLTFPGSLGEGIQQTINGLTIGQQYLLTFEQTVSRRFASEDAWWEVSFGSETFISDIMTTPAPGVALPWVNQSMLFTPTASSQALIFLPRGTTGQNTWTVLDGVSLVAVPEPTSALFVGLSGMILLFRRRR, encoded by the coding sequence ATGAAAATTACACAAACCCTCGCTGCTTTCACCCTTTTGGCGATTGCATCAGTTGCAACCGTTCAGGCCCAAAATCTGGTCACCAATGGAAGCATGTCGCACCCCAGCTACCCCCTTCCTCCCGACCCGCCAAACAGTCACAATGGCATCATGCCCACCGGCTGGTCATCGGCATTTGGCAGCACGGATCTATTTCATATCGGAACCAACTTCCAAAACGGTGGGAGTGCGTTCTCCACCTTCGTGAGCAGTTCAGATGGCGGAACCTTCGTCAGCGGTCTCACTTTTCCCGGTAGTCTTGGTGAAGGTATCCAACAAACGATCAATGGATTGACGATTGGCCAACAATATCTACTGACCTTCGAACAAACGGTGAGCCGCCGATTTGCCTCTGAGGACGCCTGGTGGGAGGTCAGCTTCGGGTCTGAAACCTTCATTTCGGACATTATGACCACCCCTGCTCCAGGCGTTGCTCTCCCTTGGGTCAACCAATCCATGTTGTTCACGCCGACCGCCAGCAGCCAGGCGCTCATCTTCCTACCAAGAGGCACCACCGGTCAAAACACGTGGACTGTCCTTGATGGAGTAAGCCTCGTCGCTGTTCCCGAGCCGACCAGCGCACTCTTCGTTGGATTGAGCGGCATGATCCTGCTCTTTCGACGCCGCCGCTAG
- a CDS encoding efflux RND transporter periplasmic adaptor subunit produces MLAAIVAVFIWRKDAASSKTNGPPPAPAAIAVLATQVTTRDVPIWLTGIGTVQAFNTVTVRPRVSGALEKVNFTEGSMVKEGDILAHIDPRPYQSTLDQALARQAQNAAQLRNARQELARVETLIKERAVSEQNLDQAQATVAQFEAVAQADTAAIAAAQLDLDFTTVRAPISGRTGIRQLDAGNVVTANQPAGLVMLTQLQPITVLFTLPQQHLPALRAHMQPGAAPLTVQAIGEDGTLLDEGKLELVDNQIDMTTGTLKLKAVFSNEKLALWPGQFITSRVLVDTRKDATVVPPEVIQPGLDGPFAYLIKPDNTVEARPLQTGLNLDGWTIIEKGLNPGDRVVRDGQNKLKPGSLVSHKEVQS; encoded by the coding sequence ATGCTCGCGGCCATAGTCGCCGTTTTCATCTGGCGCAAAGACGCCGCCAGCAGCAAAACCAACGGCCCACCCCCAGCCCCCGCCGCCATCGCCGTCCTCGCCACCCAGGTCACCACCCGCGATGTCCCCATCTGGCTCACCGGCATCGGCACCGTGCAGGCTTTCAACACCGTCACCGTCCGCCCCCGGGTCAGCGGTGCGCTTGAAAAAGTCAACTTCACCGAAGGCAGCATGGTCAAGGAAGGCGACATCCTCGCCCACATCGACCCCCGCCCCTACCAGTCCACCCTCGACCAGGCCCTCGCCCGACAGGCCCAAAACGCCGCCCAGCTCCGCAACGCCCGCCAGGAACTCGCCCGTGTCGAAACTCTCATCAAAGAACGCGCCGTCAGCGAACAAAACCTCGATCAAGCCCAGGCCACCGTCGCCCAGTTCGAAGCCGTTGCCCAGGCCGATACCGCCGCCATCGCCGCCGCCCAGCTCGATCTCGACTTCACCACCGTCCGCGCCCCCATCTCCGGTCGCACCGGCATCCGCCAGCTCGACGCTGGCAACGTCGTCACCGCCAACCAGCCCGCCGGTCTCGTGATGCTCACCCAGCTGCAACCCATCACCGTCCTCTTCACCCTTCCCCAACAACACCTCCCCGCTCTGCGCGCCCACATGCAGCCCGGTGCCGCTCCACTCACCGTCCAGGCCATCGGCGAAGACGGCACCCTCCTCGACGAAGGCAAACTGGAACTCGTCGACAACCAGATCGACATGACCACCGGCACCCTCAAACTCAAGGCCGTCTTCTCCAACGAAAAACTCGCCCTCTGGCCCGGTCAGTTCATCACCTCCCGCGTGCTCGTCGACACCCGCAAAGACGCCACCGTCGTTCCCCCCGAAGTCATCCAGCCCGGACTCGACGGACCTTTTGCCTACCTCATCAAACCCGACAACACCGTCGAAGCCCGCCCCCTTCAAACCGGCCTCAATCTCGACGGCTGGACCATCATCGAAAAAGGCCTCAACCCCGGCGACCGCGTGGTCCGCGACGGACAAAACAAACTCAAACCCGGTTCGCTCGTCAGCCACAAGGAAGTCCAATCATGA
- a CDS encoding sialidase family protein, which translates to MKFLAALLLTLTFLLTHAGWAAEESPADTKLRTDIPLGGNLKPNPKVPTFVVVGHGARILVSKDDGKTWQQTFFSAPGADHGPWATKTVTYDDGVFFVAAGWGGPTIYLASNDAIKWQHLTHGNAKLPESKGDPRVMPGTWGLAAGKGALVAAGYMTMTTTANLGETFDTFSMWGAFKDDTRGFKLVTHHVDPVFVSEASGRFLALGTNRGKDGPKFGHLFSSDDLGKTWQWLAPKGLDASTGRGTLLCNGHLLVMTDADSANTWTSSDGGETWDGPHPTGTKRAVLSVVRGDFWLCGKPSRSSSDGKTWTDLPAAVSPGQVIASDTGTLISIAPQRFNILRSTDGGKSWNEVHTYTPPDIKGGAQGLRDGAFGLVSP; encoded by the coding sequence ATGAAATTTCTCGCCGCTCTTCTCCTCACGCTCACCTTTCTTCTCACCCACGCCGGTTGGGCTGCCGAAGAATCTCCCGCAGACACCAAACTCCGCACCGACATCCCACTCGGCGGCAACTTGAAGCCCAACCCCAAGGTGCCGACCTTTGTCGTGGTTGGCCACGGCGCACGCATCCTCGTATCCAAAGACGACGGCAAGACCTGGCAGCAAACCTTCTTCTCCGCGCCAGGAGCGGATCATGGCCCGTGGGCCACTAAAACGGTGACCTATGATGATGGCGTCTTTTTCGTCGCCGCCGGCTGGGGTGGACCCACCATTTACCTTGCCTCGAATGACGCCATCAAGTGGCAGCACCTCACCCATGGCAATGCGAAACTGCCGGAGTCGAAAGGCGATCCACGGGTAATGCCCGGCACCTGGGGACTCGCGGCGGGAAAGGGCGCATTGGTGGCGGCTGGCTACATGACTATGACGACCACCGCCAACCTTGGCGAGACCTTTGACACGTTCTCCATGTGGGGAGCCTTCAAGGACGATACGCGCGGCTTCAAGCTGGTCACGCACCACGTCGATCCCGTGTTTGTCAGCGAGGCCAGCGGACGTTTTCTCGCGCTCGGCACCAATCGCGGCAAAGACGGACCAAAGTTCGGCCACCTCTTCTCCAGCGACGATCTTGGCAAAACATGGCAATGGCTCGCACCAAAAGGTCTCGACGCCTCCACCGGTCGCGGCACCCTCCTTTGCAATGGCCATCTGCTGGTGATGACCGATGCCGACTCCGCCAACACCTGGACCAGCAGCGATGGCGGTGAGACCTGGGACGGTCCGCATCCCACCGGCACAAAACGGGCGGTGCTCAGCGTCGTGCGCGGCGACTTCTGGCTCTGTGGCAAACCTTCCCGCTCAAGCTCCGACGGCAAAACGTGGACCGATCTCCCCGCCGCCGTCTCGCCCGGTCAAGTCATCGCCAGCGACACCGGCACCCTCATCAGCATCGCCCCACAACGCTTCAACATCCTTCGCAGCACCGATGGCGGCAAAAGCTGGAATGAAGTCCACACCTATACCCCACCCGACATCAAGGGCGGCGCCCAGGGCCTGCGCGATGGTGCCTTCGGCCTTGTGTCACCCTGA